Genomic DNA from Lutibacter sp. A80:
AGATAATAATTCTGATTTAAAAAATGAATTGTAGCATTTTCTGGAATGGTATTTCCAACAACCTGAATTTGCAGATTAAAATCTGATCCTTCTATTACATCTAAAGACGTATTTAATACTTTAAATTGAAATGGTGCAGGTGGTTGGTAAGCAGTTTTATAATGTACAACACGCGATAAACTTGTATTGAAAATTGTAATATTACCAGTTACATATACAAGCAACCAAATTAAAATAGGTAGCAAAGCATATTTGATATATTTTTTATTACTTGAAAAATTAACAGCTTTGGTAAACGGAATTAGTTTAAACTCATTTGATTTTTGCTGAATACTAGCTTCAATCAGTTCTGAATTATGTTTAAATTCGTTTAACTGTATCATATTCAGTAACTTATCTTTTATTTCAGGAAAATGAACTCCAATAATTTTAGAGGCTTCTATAGTAGAAATTCCCTTTTTTAAACCAAAAATTTTGAAAATAGGTACTGCTATATATTTAAAAATTAAAGCAAGCTCTACCACAATAAATAACCAAAACAACACAGTTCTAAACAATGGTTTTAACCATAAAAAATGTTCAATAACTAGAGTAAAGGTAAAATACAATAAACCCAAAGAAAAAAATAGTAAAATTCCTTTTATAAGTTCGTTAATATAATACTTTCGTATAAACTCTTTAAGTTTTTGTAATATGTAATTATAATTGCTCAATTCCTTAGTTATAAACTATTAAAACGGCTAAAAATAACGAAAATTACCTTAAAACAAGAGTACCTAATAAAGTTTATGATTTTTAGTACTTTATAAATAATTAAAAATTAGTGTAAACGAGTGTTTATAAAATTACAATTTTTTCTTTAATAGCATAAATTACAAGTCCAATACGAGATTTAACTTCAAGCTTTTCAAATAAAGCTTCTCTATAATTTTCTACTGTTTTAGGACTTAAACACATAACTTCTGCAATTTCTTTATAAGTTTTTTCTGAAACTGTTAATTTTAAAAATTCTAATTCACGATCCTTAAGAATTATATTTATCGGTTTTTCAGGTTGGTTTATAGAATTTAGTAAAGTATTTGCAATACTATCGGTATAATAATATCCATTTAAATTCACTTGATTAAGTGCATGATGTAAAATATCTGGATGAATGTCTTTTAATAAATACCCTTTTGCACCAGCACGAAGCATTGCAAGAATAGTAGATTCATCACATTCCATAGATAAAGCTAAAACTTTAATTTCTGGTTTATTATTTTTCAACCAACTAGTTGCTTCAATACCATTCATAATTGGCATTTGAATGTCCATTAAAATAATTTCTGGTATAGAATTATTATTTGAAATATAATCAACAAGTTCTTTACCATTATTTAAAACAGCTAATACATTAAACTCTTTAAAATTAGAAACTAATCCGTTAAGTGCGTTTCCAAACAATAAATGATCATCAACTATAATTATATCTATTGGTTTCATTTGGGGTTTTATTTAGGACAACTAATATATAATTTTGTTCCAAGATTTTCCTTGGAATTTAAATCTATTTTTGCACCAATTAATTTTCCACGACTTCTAATATTTAACAAACCAATACCATGTTGTTTACTGGTATCTGTAATATTAAAACCAACACCGTTATCTTCAGCAGTAATTTCTAAATTATCTTTGTTATATTTTAGTGTAATAATTAATTTTTTGGCTTTAGCATATTTTAGAGTGTTATTACAAAACTCTTGTAAAATTCTAAATAAAATAATTTCCTTTTCATTATTTAAATGATACGTATCCCCTATTATTTTTAATGAAGCATCAATAACATTTAAACGATTAAAGCGCTGCATTTCCAATTCTAAAGAATCTACTAAACCATTATTTTTAATTGTTTCTGGATTTAAAGATTTTGCTAAACCACGCAAATCTTCTAAACTTTTACCAACAATAGTTCCGGTTTCTTGTAGTTGTTCTTTTTGTGCATCAGGTACACTCATTTGAACAATATTTAATTGCATTTTTGCAACAGAAAGCAATTGTCCAATATTGTCGTGTATTTCCCAACTAATATTTTTTAAAGCTTGCTCTTGAATTTCTAATTTAGAATTGTTTATTTCTTGTTCGAAACGTTTTTTAGTTTCACGTTTTTCAATTAAAAGTGTTGTTTTTTTTTGTTGAAAAAAATAGAAAAAAAGCACCAAAGAGGTAACTAAAACTAAAATAACAACTGTTACAACAAAAACTAAAATCTGAATTTCAACTTGATCCATAATTTAAATGTTATAGGCTTTTTCACTTAAAATAAAGCCAGTAAGAAAACAACTAACCATTAATAAATTTAAAAACAATGCAACAATATTATAAACACCTCCAAAAGATATAAATTCTGCAATTATATACACTGGAATAAAACCGATATTAAATAATAAAACACCTAAACTTATCCAAAAAAACATCGACTTTTTTATGTATAAAATTTCATCGCTTTGCAATAATTCAGAATAATATGTTAATACTGAAATTACTATTAAAATACTACCAACAACAGTATTTAAATATAGAAACTTGTTCACAAAATCATAATAAAATGCAATTACTAGTATCGTAAATAAAGCATAAATACCAATGATAAATTTTATAAGATTTTTTTTAAATTTATTTTTTAAAAGATGTAGGAAAAAGAATAAATAGAAAAAATGATTGATTAAATTCCAGGTATTAAATAAAGGGAAAGTATTTATTTCAAGCATAACTCCTATAAAAAATCCAGAAATTTCTGTTAATAAAGAATATGCATTAAAAGCTAAAAATAGTTTTAAATATAAACTATTTTTAATTTTAGAATAGTTAACAAAACCTGTTATTAGGACTGTTAAATATAATATTGGGTATATTAAAAAAAAATATTTCAATACTATTGAGGATATGAATTAGAAGGTGGATTACCTAAAGTTCCATTGTTTAAAGCATCTATATCAGTAATGTCAGAACCACCATCATCTGGGTTTGTATCTTGCATTCCACTTTTTTGTAAATTGTTGCTTTTAGATTCTGTTGGAACAATAAAAACTGTAGATAAATTCTTTTTAACAGATTTTTTATCTTCACCGGAATAACTACCAAAGTATATTCTTAAACCATTAACATTCTTATTTTTACTTTCTACATAAGCAATATAATTTTTAATTTCATCAATTGAAAACCAAGTAGATAAAGCATCTTTTTCATCTGGATTATCATCGAGTTTTTGAACTATCTTATTTAAATCGTTAGAACGAGTTTTAATAAATGTTTGATTTAATTCCTTCGCTTTTTTTGGAGAAATAAGGCCCTTTGGTAAATCCATATCAATATTTTAAGTTAAAAAGATAAAGTTACTTAATTATTTTAATTTAAAAGGGGAAAAATCCCCTTTTAAAAAAGGGTAAATATACCCGTTAAAATAAACATCTTTTATTATAGCTTTACAGTATTATAATTTACTAATTATGTTTTACGAAAATAAATTTTCTGACAAATATTTAAAATACGGAATTTTTATATTCATTTTAGTACTAAATTTTATATTGTTAAATAAAGTTACTACAAACACTAAAAATGAATACATTTTTGAACAACATATTAAAAGATAAATTTATAGTGGATTGGTAATCCCCACATTTAAAAATTGCTTTGTTTAAATCAAAGGATTTCAAAAATCATTGGGCTGATTTTAAAGGTTGCTTTTATAGCAGCCTTTTTTTTGCAATATAAATGCTTGAATTTATATCTATAAATTATCTTTGCACTTTAAAACTAAAAAAAATGAACAACGTTAGAGTACGATTTGCACCTAGTCCAACTGGACCATTACATATTGGTGGAGTTAGAACTGCCCTTTTTAATTATTTATTTGCTAAAAAACACAACGGAACTTTTATTTTACGTATTGAAGATACTGATCAAACACGTTATGTTGCTAACGCAGAACAATATATTATTGATGCATTAAATTGGTTGCATATCCCTTATGAAGAAGGACCAGGTAAAAACGAAAAATTTGGACCTTATCGACAATCTGAACGTAAAGAAATTTATAAAAAATATGCTTTAGAATTAATAGCAAAAGGAAAAGCTTATTATTGTTTTGATACTGCAGAAGAATTAGACGTTTGTAGAAAAGATCACGAAGCAAAAGGAAAAACTTTTATATACAATCACCACAATAGAGCAAAACTAACAAACTCTATTTCACTTACTGAAGATGAAGTGAACCAACGCATTGCAAATGGAGAAAAATATGTAATTAGATTTAAAATGCACGATCCAACAAATGAAGTTGATCAGAACATAATTTCTACTACAGATATAGTTCGTGGTGAAGTATCGTTTAAAAAAGAAATTTTAGATGATAAAATTTTATTTAAAAGCGATGGAATGCCAACCTATCATTTAGCAAATATTGTTGACGATCATTTAATGGAAATAAGTCATGTAATTCGTGGTGAAGAATGGTTACCTTCCCTCCCACTACATATTGCTTTGTATGAAGCATTTGGTTGGGAAACTCCAGAATTTGCACATTTACCATTAATTTTAAAACCTGTAGGAAAAGGAAAATTAAGCAAACGTGATGGTGATAAATTAGGATTTCCAGTATTTCCATTAGCCTATAAAAACAATGAAACTGGAGATGTTTCACGTGGATATAAAGAAGATGGATATTTTTCTGAAACTGTTATTAACTTTTTAGCCCTATTAGGTTGGAATCCAGGTACAGAACAAGAATTATTTAGTTTAGAAACATTGGAAAAATCGTTCGATTTAAGTCGTGTTAATAAATCTGGAGCTCGTTTTGATCCAGATAAAACAAAATGGTTTAATCAACAATATATGCACTTAAAATCCGATGAGGAATTAGCTGAACTATTTACACCAATATTAACTGAAAAAGGTATAACTAAAGAAACTAATTTTATTGTAAAAGTAGTTTCTTTAATAAAAGAAAGAGCAACATTTATTTCAGATTTTTGGGAATTAAGTAACTTCTTTTTTGAAGATCCTAAAAAATATGATGAAAAAGCTTCTAGAAAAAATTGGAAAGAAGGTACTTCAGAATTAATGCAAGAACTAATAAGTGTTTTAACTTCTATTGAAGATTTTAATTCACAAAATATTGAAACAATTGTTAAAGAATGGATTACAAATAAAGAAATTGGTTTTGGTAAAGTAATGCAACCTTTTAGATTGAGTTTAGTTGGTGCTATGAAAGGCCCTCACCTATTTGATATTGCTGAAATGATTGGTAAAGAAGCAACAATTAACAGAATTAAAAAAGCTATTGATACCTTGTAAATTAAGTAATAGTTTTTTTAATAAATTTAAATTACAATACAACACTTCTATCCGTTCAATTATCAATTTAAAATAACATTATTAGAAGATTATAATATAAAAAGGAGCTTTTCAGCTCCTTTTTTTTATAGTTCAATTTTTACATTATACCCTTCTAAAGCATCCTTATGTTTTTCTGGTTCAAAACTTTCTGCACTAAATTCTATTTTACGTTCGTGTCTCATTTTAATATGTTTTATAGATCGTAAAAATCTTCGCATATCAGTTTCACTAGAAATTATTAAACCAGGAACTTGTACTCCTTTACCCGATTCATCTTTAGCAACCATAGAAAAATAGGAAGAATTACAATGCTTAATTTTACCATTTGTAATATTTTGAGATTCAACTCTAATACCAACAACCATAGAAGATCTACCAACATAATTAACTTGTGCATGCAATGTTAACAAATCTCCTACTTCAACAGGATTTAAAAAATCTACCCTATTTACAGAAGCTGTAACACAATATTGACCAGAAAATTTAGAAGCAGAAGCAAAAGCTGCTTTATCCATTAAAGATAAAATAAATCCTCCATGAATTTTTCCACTAAAATTTGAATATGAAGGTAACATTAATTCTGTTAATATAATTTCGGACTCTTTTGGACTTTTATAAATTTTATTCATCAATGTATATTTTTTATCAAAGTTACAAATCTATATCAAATAATAACATTAATTAACTGTATGCTAAAATTGTTATTTAACGTTATTTTATGATTTTAAAAAAAACTGTAATTACAAACTGTAGTAATTTTGCAGATTATTTATGACAATAAAACAGAAATATACACTACTTTTTATACTTGGTGCTTTATCTGCAATAGGTCCGTTTAGTATAGATATGTATTTACCTGCTTTTCCTAGTATTGCAGAAGATTTACATACAGATATTTCAAACGTTTCTTTATCCATTACAAGTTATTTTATTGGTATTAGCATTGGTCAATTAATTTATGGACCTATATCTGATAAATTCGGTAGAAAAAAACCTTTATTAATTGGTTTAACGCTATTTTGTATTACTGCTTTGGCCTGTGTGTTTTCACCGAGTATTAATTGGTTAATTGGCATGCGTTTTTTATTGGCTTTGGGTGGTTGTGCAGGATTAGTAACAAGTAAAGCTGTTGTACGAGATGCTTTTCCGATAAATGAAACGGCTAAAATTTTTTCAATTTTAATGTTAATTTCAGGTGTTGCTCCTATAATTGCCCCAACCATTGGAGGATGGTTATTAACAGTATTTAATTGGAAATCTATATTTTATTTTCTAAGTTTTTTTAGTTTTATATTAATTCTTGCTGTACATTTCTATTTACCAGAAAACAATTCAACAAATAAAGAACGCTCACTAAAACCAAAAAATGTTTATAAAGATTATAAAACCGTTTTTAGCAATCCAATTTTTTTATATTATACCCTGGCTAGCAGCATAGCAATGGCAGGTATGTTTGCATATATTAGCGGGTCTGCCTTTGTTTTTATAAAACATTTTGGTATTTCAGAATCTAATTTTGGATTAATATTTGGCTTAAATGCCTGTGGTTTTATATTAGGTAGCCAGGTAAACAGACTCTTATTAAAAAAATATTCATCGCAAAAAGTAATTACATTTTCAGCAACAACATTAGTTAGTTTATCGCTTTTAATTCTATTATTATTTACACTAAACTCTATTACAAGTACTATTCTAATAGCTTTTATTTTTACATTTTTATTTTCACTTGGATTGTTAATTCCAAATGCTACAGCTTTAGCTTTAGCACCTTTTTCAACTAATGCTGGAAGTGCATCTGCATTAATTGGATTTATGCAAATGTTTTTTGGAGCATCACTTTCTGCAATGGTTAGTGTATTACATAACGAAACTATTTTTCCGTTAGTTTTTGGTATGTTTTTATGCGGAATTACTACGTTTGGAATTATTATGATACTAAATACAAAAATTAAAAAAAATAGATTTTACAAAAAATGTATTTCTTAATAAAACTAATCTGTTTGCTTAACATCAGTTATAAAATATTTTGAATCACCTAACCAAGGAAATGTTCCAAAACGTTCTTTGTAAGTTAATTTTATGTCTTTACCTTGTAAATCTTGTAATTTTTGAATCACTTCTTTTTCATTACCTTCAACTGAAAAATGAAATATTTGTGCTTCAGAAACACCTTGACTTATTTCACCTTCCCAAGTTTTAAAAAGTAAGCCTTTATGTGTAAATTTTACTAATTCACCAGCTCTGTAACCTTTACTGTAGGTAACATAATAAATTGATAAAACATATAAAGTAATTCCTAAAATTATAATTCCTAATACACTAAAAAGTACCTTTTTCATATAAATATATTTGATGATAAATATACTAATTCAAATAAAATAGAAAGCCTAAAAATACATTCTTTTTTAGTTAGTTTTTATTTTTAATGTAACGTTTTAATATTTGTAACTACTTATTAGTAAAGATAGTTTTGATTTAGAAATTGAAACGTTGTATCTTTAAAATATTAATTTTTTAAAAATTTAAAAATGGTTGGAACATATATTATTATTTTTATTCTTCTTGTTATAATTGTAACAGGGTTATTTACCGTTAAACAGCAAACAAATGCTGTAATAGAGCGTTTTGGAAAATATCAAAGCATTAGAGGCGCTGGCTTACAACTTAAAATACCAATTATTGATAAAGTTGCTGGACGCGTTAGTTTACGTGTACAACAATTAGATGTTATTGTTGAAACAAAAACAAAAGATGATGTTTTTGTACACTTAAAAATATCTGTACAATTTTTAATACAAAAAGGGCACGTTTATGATGCTTTTTACAAGCTTCAAAACCCACATGAGCAAATTACAGCCTTTATTTTCGACGTTGTAAGAGCAGAAGTTCCAAAAATGATACTAGATGATGTATTTGAAAAAAAAGAAGAAATAGCTATTGCAATTAAGCGTGATTTAAAAGAAGCAATGCTTGAGTATGGGTACGATATTATTAAAGCTTTGGTTACAGATATTGATCCTGATGAAAAGGTTAAAATTGCAATGAACCGTATTAACGCAGCTGATAGAGAAAAAATTGCTGCACAACACGAAGGTGATGCTCAACGTATTTTAATTGTGGAACGTGCAAAAGCCGAAGCTGAAAGTAAACGATTACAAGGAAAAGGTATTGCAGATCAACGTAGAGAAATTGCTCGTGGTTTAGAAGAAAGTGTTGATGTTTTAAACAGAGCCGGTATTAACAGTCAAGAAGCATCTGCACTAATTGTAATTACACAACATTATGATACCTTACAAAGCATTGGATCAGATACTAAATCTAATTTAATTTTATTACCAAACAATCCAAATGCTGCAAGTTCTATGTTGAATGATATGGTTACTAGCTTAGTAGCAGCAAATAAAGTTCAAGAATCTTCTGAAGAAGGTGAAACTAAAAAATCTAAAAAATAATGCTATTAACTACAACAAATACAATTGAAACACAACCTGTTAAAGCATATTTAGGTATAGTTTCAGGTGAAACCATTATTGGTGCAAATATGTTTAAAGACTTTTTTGCCGGAATTAGAGATATTGTTGGTGGAAGATCTGGATCTTATGAAAAAGTACTAAGAGAAGCTAAAGAAACTGCTTTAAAAGAAATGGAAGAACAAGCTTTAAAATTAGGTGCAACAGCGGTAATTGGTATTGATTTAGATTATGAAACAGTTGGTAAAAATGGAGGAATGTTAATGGTAACAGCCTCTGGAACAGCTGTTAAAATTTAAAATAAACAGTTTTAAAAACTAAAAAACCTGTACAAATTGTACAGGTTTTTTTAATATTTACAAGTAATAAAAATTACTTTTTATCTTCAACTTTTTTATTTTCATCATCATCTTCTTCCTGAGTAGCTTTTTTAAATTCTTTAATTCCACCACCTAGTCCTTTCATTAATTCTGGAATTTTCTTTCCTCCAAATAATAATAAAACTAAAACAACAATAACTGCAATTTGCCAAGGTCCAACCATTCCTAAAAGTATATAAAATGCATTCATAATTTAAAATTTTGAGTTACAAATATAGTAATAAAATCAAAACTTAACTTATTACAGTCTAGTTTTAGTTTTTATCTTTAATTACACCACCAATAACTTTTTTAGTTTTTAATGTTTCTGGAGTACCTATATAATAAATATTACCACCAAAACGTACTTTAGCATCTAAAATTTCACTTGCATTTACTTCGGCAGTTGCACCAGAAGCAGAAATAACTATTGCTTGTTTACTTTGTAAGTCGTAACCCTCATAAATTCCACCAGTTGTAGCTTCAATATTTTGATTTTCAGTAACTCCATTTAATTCAATAATACCTCCAGAAACTGCTTTTACAGTTAAATGTTTGGTATTAACATCTAAATAAATTTTAGCTCCTTCCTGTACTTTAACTTCTAAAAGTTGTTGTTCTATAATTTCATCAGAAATAATTGTTCCTCCTTCATTAGCATCTAAAACATCAATGTTTTTATTGTAATATAATACAATTTTTACATCTTCTGCAGTAAAACTATCTGGAAAATGTAAACGTATTTTTAATATACCGTTTGAATTTTTTATTGATACATCTTTAGATTGTGAACCTGTAATTTCTACTTTTGAAGTTGTTCCTTTTTTTAATTCAACTGTTAAACCATTATATACTTTTAAAGTATTAAAATCTCCTATTTTAGTAATAATTTTTTCTTGTGAAAAAGTAATTGTACTTATAAACACAAGTAATAATGTTAATTTTTTCATGATATTTTAATTTTTTTTGTTTTAAAAATGGATTTAAATTAAAAATTCTAACACCTTTTTAAATTTAAATGCAATTCTATTAGTAGTTTATTCTTTAATTAATTTATAGTTTAATGAACTTTGTATTTGTTTACCTTCCATATCTAGTTGCTCTATAAAACCAGTTCCAATTTTATACATAGATGGTGCATCTTTTATTGATAGTATTATGTGTTTATTGTCAACTTTAAAGGTCCCTTCTTCGGTAAAAGATTGGTCATTTCCTTTTCCTTTGTAAATACTTTCTATACTAAAAGTATTATCTTTTTTTAATGTAAGTTTTTTAGTTATACCATCACAATCTGCACACGGAATTTCGCCAATATAAGTTCCAAATACTAATTCATTTTCTTTTGATATAGATGCTTCAACATCTGTTTTTTCTATAGTATTACTTTCAATTTTTTTATGCTCTTTACAAGAAATTAAAAGAACTACTCCAAGACATATAATTATTAAATTATTTTTTATCATTTAGTTTAAATTTATAACATAGTAACAAACAAACTAAACAATAATTGTGCCTTTATAGTAATTTTTATTTTTCTATTTTTTCAAGTAAAGTAAAATCTAAATGTTTACGTTCTAAATCTGTATTTTTTACTTTTATTAAAACCTGATCACCAAGTTGATATAAATTTTTGGTTGCTTGTCCAACTAAGGCATATTGTTTTTCATCATATAAATAATAATCGTCTTTTATATCACGAATACGGACCATTCCTTCACATTTATTTTCAATAATTTCTACATAAATTCCCCATTCTGTAACACCAGAAATAACACCTTCAAACTCTTGATCTTTATGATCTTCCATATATTTTACTTGCATATATTTTATGGAATCTCGC
This window encodes:
- a CDS encoding response regulator transcription factor, encoding MKPIDIIIVDDHLLFGNALNGLVSNFKEFNVLAVLNNGKELVDYISNNNSIPEIILMDIQMPIMNGIEATSWLKNNKPEIKVLALSMECDESTILAMLRAGAKGYLLKDIHPDILHHALNQVNLNGYYYTDSIANTLLNSINQPEKPINIILKDRELEFLKLTVSEKTYKEIAEVMCLSPKTVENYREALFEKLEVKSRIGLVIYAIKEKIVIL
- a CDS encoding sensor histidine kinase; protein product: MDQVEIQILVFVVTVVILVLVTSLVLFFYFFQQKKTTLLIEKRETKKRFEQEINNSKLEIQEQALKNISWEIHDNIGQLLSVAKMQLNIVQMSVPDAQKEQLQETGTIVGKSLEDLRGLAKSLNPETIKNNGLVDSLELEMQRFNRLNVIDASLKIIGDTYHLNNEKEIILFRILQEFCNNTLKYAKAKKLIITLKYNKDNLEITAEDNGVGFNITDTSKQHGIGLLNIRSRGKLIGAKIDLNSKENLGTKLYISCPK
- the gltX gene encoding glutamate--tRNA ligase yields the protein MNNVRVRFAPSPTGPLHIGGVRTALFNYLFAKKHNGTFILRIEDTDQTRYVANAEQYIIDALNWLHIPYEEGPGKNEKFGPYRQSERKEIYKKYALELIAKGKAYYCFDTAEELDVCRKDHEAKGKTFIYNHHNRAKLTNSISLTEDEVNQRIANGEKYVIRFKMHDPTNEVDQNIISTTDIVRGEVSFKKEILDDKILFKSDGMPTYHLANIVDDHLMEISHVIRGEEWLPSLPLHIALYEAFGWETPEFAHLPLILKPVGKGKLSKRDGDKLGFPVFPLAYKNNETGDVSRGYKEDGYFSETVINFLALLGWNPGTEQELFSLETLEKSFDLSRVNKSGARFDPDKTKWFNQQYMHLKSDEELAELFTPILTEKGITKETNFIVKVVSLIKERATFISDFWELSNFFFEDPKKYDEKASRKNWKEGTSELMQELISVLTSIEDFNSQNIETIVKEWITNKEIGFGKVMQPFRLSLVGAMKGPHLFDIAEMIGKEATINRIKKAIDTL
- a CDS encoding acyl-CoA thioesterase, producing MNKIYKSPKESEIILTELMLPSYSNFSGKIHGGFILSLMDKAAFASASKFSGQYCVTASVNRVDFLNPVEVGDLLTLHAQVNYVGRSSMVVGIRVESQNITNGKIKHCNSSYFSMVAKDESGKGVQVPGLIISSETDMRRFLRSIKHIKMRHERKIEFSAESFEPEKHKDALEGYNVKIEL
- a CDS encoding multidrug effflux MFS transporter produces the protein MTIKQKYTLLFILGALSAIGPFSIDMYLPAFPSIAEDLHTDISNVSLSITSYFIGISIGQLIYGPISDKFGRKKPLLIGLTLFCITALACVFSPSINWLIGMRFLLALGGCAGLVTSKAVVRDAFPINETAKIFSILMLISGVAPIIAPTIGGWLLTVFNWKSIFYFLSFFSFILILAVHFYLPENNSTNKERSLKPKNVYKDYKTVFSNPIFLYYTLASSIAMAGMFAYISGSAFVFIKHFGISESNFGLIFGLNACGFILGSQVNRLLLKKYSSQKVITFSATTLVSLSLLILLLFTLNSITSTILIAFIFTFLFSLGLLIPNATALALAPFSTNAGSASALIGFMQMFFGASLSAMVSVLHNETIFPLVFGMFLCGITTFGIIMILNTKIKKNRFYKKCIS
- a CDS encoding 6-phosphogluconate dehydrogenase, encoding MKKVLFSVLGIIILGITLYVLSIYYVTYSKGYRAGELVKFTHKGLLFKTWEGEISQGVSEAQIFHFSVEGNEKEVIQKLQDLQGKDIKLTYKERFGTFPWLGDSKYFITDVKQTD
- a CDS encoding SPFH domain-containing protein, whose protein sequence is MVGTYIIIFILLVIIVTGLFTVKQQTNAVIERFGKYQSIRGAGLQLKIPIIDKVAGRVSLRVQQLDVIVETKTKDDVFVHLKISVQFLIQKGHVYDAFYKLQNPHEQITAFIFDVVRAEVPKMILDDVFEKKEEIAIAIKRDLKEAMLEYGYDIIKALVTDIDPDEKVKIAMNRINAADREKIAAQHEGDAQRILIVERAKAEAESKRLQGKGIADQRREIARGLEESVDVLNRAGINSQEASALIVITQHYDTLQSIGSDTKSNLILLPNNPNAASSMLNDMVTSLVAANKVQESSEEGETKKSKK
- a CDS encoding heavy metal-binding domain-containing protein — translated: MLLTTTNTIETQPVKAYLGIVSGETIIGANMFKDFFAGIRDIVGGRSGSYEKVLREAKETALKEMEEQALKLGATAVIGIDLDYETVGKNGGMLMVTASGTAVKI
- the tatA gene encoding twin-arginine translocase TatA/TatE family subunit is translated as MNAFYILLGMVGPWQIAVIVVLVLLLFGGKKIPELMKGLGGGIKEFKKATQEEDDDENKKVEDKK
- a CDS encoding head GIN domain-containing protein, whose translation is MKKLTLLLVFISTITFSQEKIITKIGDFNTLKVYNGLTVELKKGTTSKVEITGSQSKDVSIKNSNGILKIRLHFPDSFTAEDVKIVLYYNKNIDVLDANEGGTIISDEIIEQQLLEVKVQEGAKIYLDVNTKHLTVKAVSGGIIELNGVTENQNIEATTGGIYEGYDLQSKQAIVISASGATAEVNASEILDAKVRFGGNIYYIGTPETLKTKKVIGGVIKDKN
- a CDS encoding copper resistance protein NlpE; translated protein: MIKNNLIIICLGVVLLISCKEHKKIESNTIEKTDVEASISKENELVFGTYIGEIPCADCDGITKKLTLKKDNTFSIESIYKGKGNDQSFTEEGTFKVDNKHIILSIKDAPSMYKIGTGFIEQLDMEGKQIQSSLNYKLIKE